The following DNA comes from Hippoglossus hippoglossus isolate fHipHip1 chromosome 12, fHipHip1.pri, whole genome shotgun sequence.
GACAATAGATCCTAGAAATAGGTCCGTTTATCAGCAGCTTGCTATTCCTTTCCACGTTTGCTCGTGTGATTGAGTATTGACACAGACCCTGACTTTGTGtacctcctgtgtgtgtttaaggcaAAGGAGTTCTGTTTTGGGGTCAACAATGAACAGTATCGCTGCGAGATGGGGTACTGCTGTGGAGAGACTGAATGCTGCACCTATTACTATGAGCTCTGGTGTAAGTACAAAtgattgtttctctctttttaaccCAGTCTTTATTCTGGATAAATCATATAGTGTGTATTTTGCATCGCCTCCACGCCTCCATGTTGTCCGTTTATTGCTCAGTTTGGAGATTTAAGTCTCAAGATTGGttttgtttgatgtgttttgtttccccTTCGAGTTAGTTTCACTTTATGTGTTAGCCACTGTGTACTTAAAATGCCTCAACATGTACTGAACTATGtaaatatatactatatatatttgtatttaaatacatagATATGTTGCTTATACATTGTGCTAGCACGGTGAGGAATCATACAAAAATAACTGATCCTCCTCCGATTTTTAAGTGTTAATCATTCTCTGCTCTTAAAGAAGATTTTAAAACTACAACTTCACTCAGGAGGAAAATCTGTCTATGAACTTAAAGGAAATTATATAATTTGTGGCCACACTGTCCAGCCCTCAtgtttaataatgattatacttgaaataatatttatcttAAGATGCCTAATAAGACCTATCTGCAAACCTAATGCCTCATCATTGAGTTACCACCTTTTCCTTGGTTATTCAGATCAATTATAATGAAATGACGATAAGATTACATTGAATCTTTCCCTCATTCTAGGGTTCTGGTTAGTGTGGACCCTGATCATCATGCTGAGTTGCTGCTGCGCCTACCGACACCGGAGGGTCAAGATGCGCCTGCAGCAGGAGCAACGTCAACGTGAGATCAGCCTCATGGCCTACCAAGGAGCCTCCAGCTCATTCATCTCCCCTCCACCACTTAATCTAAGTGAGTTGTCCTCTTTGCTATGGTACCGTGACAGATTCCCTCCAGTATTCAACAGTGATTTCACTTTTCTATAAATTTGCAATTTCATGTTCTCTGTGATCTTGCAGTTTCATGTATAGgctgttagtttgttttttgttgttaagTTCCCATGCAATCAGAGGGAGGGGGCACTCTGATAAAGAAAGAACATAGAAGCCCAGATAATATTTCCTACAGTGACTTCCTCTAGTGCTTCCTTTGGGTCCCTCatgtgctgctggagctgctgagagTTTCTCCCTTGATTCAAAGCAGGGCTGCAGCTTAATACCAAGGTCATCGTGTATAACTTTATTCCTCTACGTATCAGACATGTATGGGTCAGATATTTGAACTTTGCTCTGTTTCCACCAATCATCGATGTCCTATAAAACATCTGCATTACATCACTTTGACAGACAAGAGCTATTCAAAATAGATTTGGAGGCGCTGATCTCTTGTCCCTAACCCCATCATACTCAGCTGCACATTTCCTTCATGTACGTTATTTTAGAGATCACAGTGTTGATCAGAGTGTTGTGCGAATGTTACTAGAGGGACAGCAGACAGCGGAGATGCCGCGCTAATGTCAGTGGTCACTCCAGACCTTCTTTGAAACGTGATATCGTGTCCACTAATATCACAAACAGGAGTGGGACAAGGTGCACACTTGTCGGAGTCTCAGGCTCACAGTGAACATGCTTGACTtgctgtgaaaaatgtgaatctgACCgagagcacacacagacatcgaCTCACAGAAACCCTGGCAACATGTACTGTGCTCGCTGTTCAGACAGGTTATCGTAGGGACATTTCCAAATATTTTTCAGGTATTTCtggtatgttttcattttatctttcttGACCTCTAATTTTGCCTTTTGCGCAATGCCTACCTATATTTGGtttaatagaaaaaacacagcaaagacaCTACTGCAGTTTTTGACttaatttttaataaaaaaaagaaatccctaaTCAGAATAgtaattttttttctgattgACTAATCAATTAGACAAAGgcacatttctcttttcagGGATGGCGGTTGGAAAGCTaaagtgtgtttatttgctttccCACAGGGTTTTGGAACGACTGCAAACTTCCGGACTATGAGGAGGTGGTAGGCCATCCCCCAACGCCGCCCCCCCCTTACTCAGAAAACCCTCCTGAGACCGTTCCACCACTCCCTCCACAACTAGGCCAGCCAGACGCTGCCGCAGTGCCACAACCCCTGACCCATGCAGAACCGAATTGTGAGGCCGCGAGCTCGTCGTTGGAGCAGGAAGCTGTGTCGATGCCAATCCAGGCACagtgtcaggaggaggaggagaacgcGGAGGCTTCTCTGGTGGCcgcagaggaggatgaggagctcATCACTCGGCGTCGGCATGTGACCGGCGACTCAGGGATTGAGGTGTGCGTTTGCCAGCTAGACGTAGACGAGGGCTCAGGGCTTGAGGAGGAAAGTGACGAGGAGCACCGGATGTGCAAGGTCACCGGTGGGGACTGCTGCTCTGGGCGTCATCAGCAAACCTTCAGACAGAAGGAGCACACCCCTGAGCTGCCCAGCCAGACCGCCAGCACCAGCACTGGAGACCACATGGTGTGATCCGCGGCCTAAATAACCAGCCATTCAATTCGGCTTTCTGCTTCACACACGGTGAAATGATAAAGCTGTtgccatcatcatcaccataaacactgtctgtgttttaattctTTGAACTAACACACAGGCATGACGTTAAGATGATGATGACAACTAATCTTTACTGGCGCCTGATAACGAAAGATGAATAACACATTATGTGGACAAAGATTAGGCTTCattttttgctttgcttttccGTAGTGGGTAAACCAGCGAACACTTGTTGATACACGATTTGGGTTTTTTCTCCTTAGTGTTAAGTAAGAGATTGTCATTGGGCAGTGAGAAGGCAGCAATTGATTGTGACTGAAATCAGAATTGACTGTTTCCCTTGCTCCTCAATATCCTTGAGCACTGCCATCATGTTTCCGTTTCTTTGTCGTCACTCCTCGGTCAGAACTTTTCCGGCCATCCTTCCATCTGACATTTGACCTTATGATCATCCTAGAGCATACCAACACGGTCAACATTTCCACCCACGTCCTCACTACGACCAAGCAGAGGAGTCAAAAATAAACTTCTTGATAACTCAAGATGAAGCTGGATTAATTGACGAGCGTCACGCATTTCATTTTCCCCCTAAGGCGTATGATGcgtgagagtttgtgtgtgtacgtgtgtgcgcCGTGGAATCTAGGATACAGCTGCATGGTGATGTCAGCGCTGAGGTCATAGCAACCATCGTCTGGTGCCCTCTGGTCTGTGGGAGGTTTTGCATCTAgattgggtgggggggggggggacttacCAGCAACAATTAGCAGAGGCAGCGACAGGAAAGAGCTGAGGTTTCGTTTTGCGTTTTAAATGTCATACATCCTCCCTTcagcacatttttttctctctttttgatATCCATATTGTGTTCACCACCAGTTAGCATGACTTAACGTAAGGTGCGACCAGCTTTTTGGGGATTTACTGATTGTGTGCATGGGATTTCCCCTCTTTGGTATCTGACTGCATTTGAGTGATAGTAATTGACAAGAGGGTTATGTCACcaaatattttctaaataaaaagcCTTGTGGTGGCTCCAGGATAGAGACGTGTATTTCTCAGTATATTGTTTGGATGTAAGGAGGAAGGATGTACTTTTTATACATAACCGGCTGTGCTTCAGTAGATGCTACAGGGGTCGCTATTAATTGCAACAATGCTCCCGACGGGGGCCGCAACAGTGGGTACTCGTATGGGTGTTTTAGTGCAGTAGGgaaggtttttgtgtttgtctgtaaagTGCTGTAGCACCTGGTTGAAATATTTACTCAGCACTGAGGTGGATTAACAATTTaagcactgttttttattttttgcatgaGGCATGAATATCGATGTTTATATTTGAGTTCATCAGCGTTTCTCTAGCCGCTATGTTACTTGCTTTGCTCATCTGTAAGTCAAATTGATTGTGGGCTACAGCGGCCACATCACCTCGCACCTAGATGTTGGGGAAAGAAATAGACCTAGACCCATAGATCTAGTTTCATTGTGTTGTTACTGCCGTCTGAGTTGTGCTACGCTGTGCATTTATCTAGTTAGCTGGAGCTGTTTGGGCTCTGTGGCCCCTACAGCTCTTGGCAGTGCGAGGGATTTGCGGTGGTATTTTCCACTGGCAGCAGAGGGCGGATGCAGGCTCCAATGTGCGGTTTGGTCAGCGATGACACAGCTGCAGAATCTATTGTGATCGACTGCACGCTGCTCGGCCTTGCTGTGTGCATTGTATGTATTCATAGCATAGCAGTCGAACTGGGTGTTGTCGGACAGGAAAACAAACCGTTATTTGTGAGAAGATTTCTGAAAAATCAttgtgcaaaataaaaagtaactaaGTCAGAGAATGTTAAATTGAATTTGGAACaactttttgtttgtcagctcTGAAACTGTGTGACAAAATGGGCACAGTGTAAAGACTCAGGTCGGTCATTCCGCTTCACGCAAGCACACGCAGCACGCTCACTAAATACTGCTCCATGGTGCAGTACTTTATCATCTACATTTATTAAGTGAAAGATGCCCTGAACAGTCTCCAGCATTCACATGACTGAATTTGTCACTTAGCAGACTCCAAACACGTCCTGTAGCGTTTTAGTTCAAACATGCTGTAGCTGACGACGTGTGGACGGAGTGTGGACATTTCATgcttgtaaaatatatttattcaaacatagAAATAGCTGATTGTACTATTTCAAGGACACGTGAGGGAAATTCTTGGCCACTTATCAAGACTTGAGTCTGGGTTCTGCACATTAAAGTATGTAAAGTTTGCGAAACACATGCAGCTCAGTGGCCTAAGAAAGTGTTTCCTCATTCCtccaaccagcagcagctcacagctcTGTCCTGGttctgcttgtgtctgtgttccaCTATTCGAGCTGGAGAACTTACTGTTGTGGGAGAACAATATAAAAGGGCCAGTGCACCAAATATCTGAATATAGagtgaaacaaaatgaatgcaCAGCTGCCTAAAGCTTAGAATGAAAGATAATTTAGTTTCTTGCTGCATTAGGTTAAAGTTTGCACTCCTTGTGTTGCGTAGTTGAGCAGGTGCATAAATACGAAGCCATGCTAACATGACAATGACCTTTTCAGAGGAGCTGTTACACTGTGAGCGTTCTTGCACACAGATTAGCTGAAGTAACATTAAATCCTTTTTTTGACCAACACACCTCAAGCTGCCTTGCTGCATCTCTGGAGAGCAAATGTCTTGATTATACGTAGAACTACACAATAAAATCTAGCCTCTGTATGCAGTACTGATGTGCTACAGCCTTATTAGAGTAGACCTAGTTAAGTGGGGTTGTTCTGGATTTCTTTTGGATGGTagtaattgttgtttttccgAGCATGATCGCTTTAGATCAGCGCAGTTTCTCTGTGACAACAGAGAATAACATCAAAGCTTGTTCTGAGAATGTGTGCTCGCTTTGTTAGGAGAGGATGTGgtttatgaacattttaaagccAGAACTGTCACATGCTCAAGTAGAGTTGGACTTGCATTGATTTTTGAATCTGAGGGGTGGTTGTGTTGAATTTACAATATTGTGTCTTGTTCGTTGTGGCACTGATGGAATTTGTCAACACCAGATTGTTGAGCTTGCGCTCGCTCTGTTTTTGTTCCAAGGATCTGGTCGTGATTAGTTTGTGAAATTAACTGAATCTAAGGCatgaagaaaatgagaaaaaaatatttgtatttctctggTCTCTTTGTTATCCATCCTATCTGTGTTTTGCATTCTGAGAACAGATATTAACTCCAGCAAGAGAGTTCATGCTAAGGTTGAGTTTTGCTTATTTGTAAAGCTTTGTAGACATAATAACAGCGGaggggagtgagggagtgatAGTTCTTTCTTGCGTGTGTACTGGAGGTCCATAGTTTTCCCATTGCCAAACAACTACTATGCCTCCACGATTTTTCACGTGTTTACTGAGAACAAGGgctatatacacacatgcatccaTGTCACTGAGCTGCTCATCTAAAGCCGCAGCTGCTGAGCTCCAGCGTCTGAACAGATATTTGCAATTTAAACATGGTCAGTGTTTGGATGTGGACGTCCTGTAAAATGTATGGCAGAGCTCATATTTAACAATAGCTGATTGTAAACGactatatgtttgttttataggCTCTAACTTTGCCTTTTTTGCTTTTGTCGACCTCAACGGAGGTGCGTGATgcgacacccccccccccccccccccctcgctcagTGAAAACTAttctttcaaatgtaattaCAGCATGTGTGGTTGTGCCAGAGAGTTTTTGCTTCGCTCCGGCGGCTCTCTGTGGACCGTGACTCCACCCTCCACCAGGCTCCATCTTGGTAACAGAAAAAACAGCCGACGCTCCAGCAGTCGACAGAATAATTTACCAAAGTCGTTGCCATCTCCACGCTTGTTTTCCccgttctgtgtgtgtgtgtgtgtgtgtgtgtgtgtgtgtgtgtgtgtgtgtgtgtgtgtgtgtgtgtgtgtgtgtgtgtgtgtgtgtgtgtgtgtgtgtgtgtgtgtgttggcatgaCGACAATGTGTTTggtttccctctctctcagggTCATCTTTAACCGAGCAGTGCTAGAGTATGAAATTaacccttttttcttttttacctgtCAGTCATAAAGCCAAAGCGGTTGTTCCATTGGTCGTCGCCCGTCTTTATTTCTGCGTCACGCATCTCTGTAGTGTATCGTACTTTACTCGACTAGGCTATGCAAAAACATAAACCTACTGTTATATGCTGCGCCCTCTGTCTCACTTTCTCCGTCGTGTATCTGTGGGCACTAGTACAAGCAATATAACTCTCAGTACTTGTGTCCCTTCACTGTACTGTAATCTACTTCTGGTTGGTCTGTGtacatgtaatataatatacttGTAATGCTACTACAATGATGTGGTGCGTATGTATGCTTCAGTGTCGGCTGAGGgagtttgagtttaaaatccattcttcataatattttatttcttctcctctgtttggCTTTTTCTTGCCTGCTTTCTCAATCCATTAGGACATTTCTCTCCTGACTCATGAATAAACCACATTAAGTTGTataagtgaaagaaaagttgaacatattgttttttttgttggataAATTCTTATTTGTTATCTTTGGTCTGTTTGAAACTTTCCCATCCCTCACATTCGATGCACTAATTCAGTGCATCTCAGTTTAAACAACagcctgcttttttttttttttttttcatcttcatgAATTGTCATTGAATATTTAACTGTTGCCTTTTAATCCACAGATATAACGATACTGATcagtttctacatttttatagATTATGCATATGACAGACCTCGACATGAACCACAGTCAGATCACGTTAGACCAGCACATATTAGACTGATACAGGAATGACTTGTGGACCCCTTAACTCTGAATTTATAAAAGATTAAATTACACCCTCATGTTTCTGTCATGCAACAGGGAAACTTACTTTTTTCTAGATGATACCAAACAGATGCaggttctgttttttttgttgtttttttaccaaaATGAGAAACAGGcatctacaaacacacatcagactcTTTCTACATTGTTTTCCTAATAACTTTAAACAAGCCAAAATGagtaaagtggaaaaaaaaaacagaaaaaaatgaaagcactgaataacagatgaaaaaaaatgctttggTTTTAGTAAAGAAGTCTGCTGTGTACTCTCTGGGTcatcatttgtattttatttttttaataaaacaaacattggcACTCAGCTGACTTGACTCGTTGACATTTCTTCACTTCAAATCCTCTTCATTCACCTCGATTAGCCTCTTACAGGATCCAGGGATTTTATTTTAGACATTTGTTACGTTTTAACATAAAGAATCTCACTTATGTGCCCAGAATGAAATGGATCTTCAGCCTGTGAGAGTGCAAAGGGTTCCCCCACCAACCCATGTGACAAAGCTGGGAAATTGATCCAGAGGACGGTCACATGGCTGAGTGAGAGGCACCTCAGGCGGTCACTCGATCATATTGACTGTATGACTGTTATGTAATTTGGGAAAGTATGACACAACCCAAACCCACTGGAAGTTATTTTTGATCATGAGGTCTCACTTTGCAAGAACAGATATGAAAAGGGTGATTAACTCTTAAACTTCTTTTTTTGAGCTGCATTTAAATGAGGATTTCACTCTAAAAGACACAGAACTGTGGTTATATTAAGTACAACCTGTATGTTATAACAAAATTCACCGAAAAACTCAGAGTAAAGGAAGTAAGGCAAggtctgtttggtttttaatgagGCAATGCAAATAGTTTTGGACAAAGCAACAAGATGAAATGTTTCTAAAAGAAAATGGATGCATGAGGCACAGTTTTCATGGAAACAAACAATAGAgaaaaaaactagaatggcactcaatagaGCGGATACCTCCtcccaggcccaacagtcccattagaTTCAGTCAAGCTACACTATATTGTacacaatcataaatatcagtccacttAATATGCTGAATTTTTCCAACCTAgattaatgaattattccctgggaaattttCTGAAAACGCCaaaacaaaagccacaacaaaaaaacaccttatctcacaatgttaaataaagtgaaaaaaaatattcctggatccaccccttatctagatctgcaccaaaaggTAATGGTTTCTTCCAggacccataccgcatccttccaccatgtttcgtagaaatctgttcagttgttctgtgtaatcttgtttacaaaccaacaaacaaacaaacagacaaatggacagGTCAAAATTTGATGGAGGTAAATATAATTAAAGTAGAGTGTCTTGTCAAAGTGGCTACAGGAGATGAGTGAGTCCTCCTACATTGCACAATCAAAAACAAAGCACCACATAAAACATAATTGATGTTGACATGAGGCTTGGAATCATTTCCAGAACGTATAGAAGAGCCAACAACCGCTGGCTCAGTCttacagtacagtatatatatctatatatatatatctatatgtagatatatctatatatctatctatcagaGGCAGCCTGTGGCCAAACCAGCGGGTTTGTTGGCTCCACTGCAGAAACATTCACTGTATGACGCACTTCACAGGAAAACAGGTGATGTTTATACATGCAacacaaaaagcacaaacaaaaaggtCACTGCAGTGCTCAATGTGCAGAGGGAAGAAGCATCTGTTGCAGGGTAAAAAGATAGctagtaaaaatgtatttatttaataaccTTCAATTCTCTCTTCAGTGCAAAGATACATTTCTAAAAATCACAGTAAGTCTAAAATCttattttcaatatatttggAAGAATTTAATGTAAACTGATCAGAACTTTGATCAAATTTGCTCATGTAAACTTATTAAATCGACAGAAATGAGCCTTGCTAAAATATAGTCTTTAAACAATATTGATATAAATTTAATTGGAGCTAAATATTTCATGGACATACTCAAATCTTTATCAGCACATGCAGCAATGAGGCAGAAGTCAAGTTTTCATaggctgcacacaaacacacaaaaagctgAAGCACAATGTAAACAAAGTACAAGTGTGGCAGTCTGGACaattcataaaaatatattaccTCAGAATGTCATGCAAACTACAGCAACTACAGGGTAAGAATATACAGCTAATTATAGTTCATACACAGAGTTGAAATGATAGATGTGTCTTTATTTAGCAGGGAGCTGCCGTAAAGATGACATCAGTATTATTTGGTTCGCACATGAGGTCAAACAACAAATCTCCAGGTACTTATATTTATTCCGAATTCTCAAAGCCTTAAAACCAAAAAGTGGTGAAGTAGAAATTGgttaaaattgttttgtttttttccatttccgtCAAAAGCGGTGAAaggtaatgaaaaataaataaaatgcagccGCTCACAAAAAGTCATGTAATGTCCTGTGTGTAACAAATCCAGAGGACGGGGACGATAAGGCCGAGTGGGTGCGTGTGTCAGCCAGGACATGAGGACAAAGTGTCAAATCAagtcctcctgctgcttcatgaCAATCTGTAGCAGAGCTGGAGAATGGCTTTTTGTAGCAGGTGATACTCCATCTCCTGTCAGGATACAACAAGCTGCTGCGCTCTGCTGGCCGACAGTAGCGTCTCGCTTCTGTGCAGGTTGGGGTCCGAGGACCGCAGTACAGTAGTCACGTCACCTACTTTTTGTTTCCCCCGTCACCGCTCTTTCCTCAGTAGAACCGCTTGCGGCGGCTCTCGTTCCAGTGGCTGTACACCACCAGGCCGATGACAATGAGGAAGATACAGCCCAGCATGGAGAAGAGCACTGTGAAGAAAATGGCTATCCCACTCATCCTCTCTTCTACCTGTTCCACTGGaggggaggaaacagagggagaaggcAGGGAGGGATGATGGTGACGGagaacagaagagagagagaccacagaTTCAGTGTAATTCAACAATTGGTTTGTCAGCTTTTGTTatgatgatggtgtgtgtgtgtgtgtgtgtgtgtgtgtgtgtgtgtgtgtgtgtgtgtgtgtgtgtgtgtgtgtgacttacaTCTGAGCAGGTCCATGTTATCAACACTGGGTATGGTTATttggtcttcctcttcctcttgctctTCCTTTTTACTCCTCAACACTGTCAGCTGGTAGAGTTTCAGGGAAATGATATCATGGTTGTCTGTGCACAGAGAACCAGGAAAATACGATTAGATTTAGAGAAGAAAATGTCTCATGGCTTTTTATTCAGAGGTTATTACATGTAACTCACTTTCACttcacagaaaactgaaactgaactgTGCAAACATTCACTATGAACAATTattccttgtgtgtctctgactgaaGGGTTATTGTTAGTTacatgtaaaacattttatttccattaatCAGGAGTCTCCTTTTTGTCCTGTGTTTTAAATTTAGACTAAGCTGATTTTgaaagaaggaagaaaggaaactATCAATGAGGCGttagaggaaggaaaaagattCATTGAGTTATTGAGTATAACGTTCCTTATACACGATACCAATGCTTGCCATATTGTCTCTTTGATTCTCATTACATCTGCACAACAGCAGATTCATCAAATTCACACATCATACTTAAGAATTTCTGATAAATTGCTTACAAATAGTAATGTTCACCTTATACCAAACACTGGTAATGTGTATATCAGTCTGTTTACATCATAGACAATGCTCAAAATAAACAGAGTGGTGTTTGAAGTGACTGTTACCCGAGAGCTGCTTGGGATGTTGGAACGCTGTTTACCTGAGAGATCTCCGGTGATGGCCGTCGCTCCAAAGTAATAGCCTCCTGGCAGCCGCACCCCGGGTATGTCTAGGCAGTCCCTCCACTCGTGCTGCCCGTCGATATCTATCATCACCTGAGGAACAGAGGCAGTCAGGAGGCAGCAGGGACTTTTAGAAGGTCAGAGTAAAAATATACTGTTCCCCAAAAGCAGGTTTATTAAGTTATCTGAATAGTTTTGTAAGTAAAATCAAGAAAATGGTTATTTGAGTTTTCCAAAATTCTGTGAGATCTTCTCAATAGGTGTCTGTAGCTGCTTGTGTTTAGTTTATTACTCTGATATGTTGAGTCTATTAGTGATACATTATTTTACCAAACGTTAAGCCCACCCGGTTCATAATAATAACAGGTTGGACAGTTGAGCACAAAGACAAGAGTTAAAAGAGTGTCTCTCACCGTCAGCCTGCGGCGCACGTatctgatgaagaggaaggagtcATGTTTGAGGTTGCGCACCATGGCGTTACAGCCGCCCAGCTCGGTGGGCCGACCGTCCCGCTCGTGGTCGTAGCCGATGCTGCCGTTACCCACCATGGCCAGAACGAAGGGGAAGATCCTCTTGAGGTCACAGAGGGGGAAATCAAAATTAGTCCATTAGCATATGTTGTTACAGCACTGAGAGGTGATGGTGATCGGTTactctaattaaaaaaactgatataaccacacagcaaacatgcagggacaaataaataaaaacacaacaaaacacacacagacaaagttcAGTATTGtgtcaatgttttcatttagaCACGGAAGCGTGAGGGTCAGTAGAGGCTGTACAATGAGgtaaaacacactgatgaaatgaaatgttccaAAGACCTAGTTACCTGTGTGCGAGGAGTGTATCTCTTCTTCTGTGCCTGTCTCCAAATGGTCGcacaaaagaacacaaataaagcCCCTTTACACAAATCTGCAAGAGCACTTGTACATGCAtcctggttttactttcacagAACAGGTGATATCTAAGCAGCTCTACCGCGGCGTACCTCAAGGTGCTTCTCCTCGTTGGGATACGTgtccacaaacacacccagGCCAGTGAAGTTGTCCATATTTCCAAACACAGGACCTGTGAGACAATAGGAAGACAGAGTGTgaataatatattaaaagtaGTTTTCTGCTGAGATAGGGAGTGAGGTGGGGTAAATAGACCTTTTACCTTTCTGGGTGCGTTCCTTCGTGTACCAAATGGCCAGCCCGTCACCATTCAggttcttctttcctttcccgTGAATCTTAAAGTGAACCTGCATCTCCCAGTCCTTCAGATGGCAAGGCTAGAAATACAAtggtaaactgtaaaatatcaagactcagtacatttcttttttcacaagAGTATGATAACGATGTCTTGAACTTGATTTGGCAATGACTCCTATGACTCCTAAGATATCCACGAAAAATCCCTATTGGTCAAGGCTTTAATTTAattacacaactgaagatatgtccctagCATCGGCTGGCGGTcactaacatcaactggtggtaggcattaattatcg
Coding sequences within:
- the wbp1 gene encoding WW domain-binding protein 1, which encodes MPPKALGSLVALLCTGACLVQAKEFCFGVNNEQYRCEMGYCCGETECCTYYYELWWFWLVWTLIIMLSCCCAYRHRRVKMRLQQEQRQREISLMAYQGASSSFISPPPLNLRFWNDCKLPDYEEVVGHPPTPPPPYSENPPETVPPLPPQLGQPDAAAVPQPLTHAEPNCEAASSSLEQEAVSMPIQAQCQEEEENAEASLVAAEEDEELITRRRHVTGDSGIEVCVCQLDVDEGSGLEEESDEEHRMCKVTGGDCCSGRHQQTFRQKEHTPELPSQTASTSTGDHMV
- the lman2la gene encoding lectin, mannose-binding 2-like a gives rise to the protein MAAACSRNHHRESRQSALGLFSTGNNMSCKSLWTLALLALTLSRCSADDDHEMEEFLKREYSLSKPYQGVGSLGSSHWELMGDAMVTTEQVRLTPDMQSRQGAVWGRMPCHLKDWEMQVHFKIHGKGKKNLNGDGLAIWYTKERTQKGPVFGNMDNFTGLGVFVDTYPNEEKHLEAQKKRYTPRTQRIFPFVLAMVGNGSIGYDHERDGRPTELGGCNAMVRNLKHDSFLFIRYVRRRLTVMIDIDGQHEWRDCLDIPGVRLPGGYYFGATAITGDLSDNHDIISLKLYQLTVLRSKKEEQEEEEDQITIPSVDNMDLLRLEQVEERMSGIAIFFTVLFSMLGCIFLIVIGLVVYSHWNESRRKRFY